In one window of Bacteroidia bacterium DNA:
- a CDS encoding nucleoside phosphorylase: protein MHSKQIEPSELIINPDGSVFHLHLLPEQIAESIILVGDPGRVEMVSSYFSKIEHKVSNREFFTHTGIFNGKRVSVLSTGIGTDNIDIVVNELDALVNIDLKKREIKEDKKSLTLIRLGTSGGLQEDVFVDSFLVSQSSIGFDGLLNYYQNRNKISNLDFEKAFTEFMDWNPLLPKPYVVDCCKNLMEKLGKDFKKGVTISASGFYGPQGRVLRLPIADPEINNKIEKFNFNGRQITNYEMESSALYGLSKLLGHHALTICAIIANRVSKTYSKDYKPIVRKLVEHTLEKLTE, encoded by the coding sequence ATGCATTCAAAACAAATCGAACCGTCAGAACTAATTATTAATCCTGATGGTAGTGTATTTCATTTACATCTTTTACCCGAGCAAATTGCTGAATCAATAATATTGGTAGGGGATCCGGGAAGGGTTGAAATGGTAAGCAGTTATTTTTCAAAAATTGAGCATAAAGTTTCGAATCGCGAGTTTTTTACCCATACAGGTATATTTAATGGTAAAAGAGTTTCGGTTTTATCAACAGGTATTGGAACTGACAATATTGATATAGTTGTAAACGAGCTTGATGCGTTAGTGAATATTGATCTTAAAAAGCGCGAAATAAAAGAAGATAAAAAATCTTTAACCCTTATAAGATTAGGAACTTCCGGTGGACTTCAGGAAGATGTTTTTGTTGATTCATTTTTGGTTTCACAGAGTTCAATAGGCTTTGATGGTTTATTAAACTATTATCAAAACAGAAATAAAATTTCTAATCTTGATTTCGAGAAAGCATTTACCGAGTTTATGGATTGGAATCCATTATTGCCAAAGCCATATGTTGTTGATTGTTGTAAAAATCTGATGGAAAAACTTGGTAAAGATTTTAAAAAGGGAGTAACAATTTCTGCCTCGGGTTTTTATGGTCCACAAGGTAGAGTTCTTAGGCTACCTATTGCCGATCCTGAAATTAACAATAAAATAGAAAAATTTAATTTTAATGGTCGTCAGATAACAAATTATGAGATGGAAAGTTCCGCACTTTATGGGTTATCAAAATTGCTGGGACATCATGCTCTAACAATTTGCGCAATAATAGCAAATAGAGTATCTAAGACTTATAGTAAAGATTATAAGCCAATTGTTAGAAAGCTTGTTGAACATACATTAGAAAAACTAACAGAATAA
- a CDS encoding NAD-dependent epimerase/dehydratase family protein, with product MIFVTGGTGFLGAHLLAKLAGEGVPIRALKRRNSSTVYLKKILAKKGYPDFYDKIEWIEGDMLDYELLLENLKDVSHVIHAAAIVSFNKKDFKLVTNGNINGTSNLVDAALSNNVKRFCHISSIAALGGNENGNLIDENTEWRNDKENSAYSIAKYYSELQAWRGHSEGMELVVVNPSVIIGSGNWKTDISALFTKVNNGLKYYTSGSTGFVDVNDVADIVIKLALHSNINGERFVINAENLSYREILNLIAKSLNKELPRKEVGEKTLNLVYKLSTIASFFNNKKSLISRDMARIASSKLSYSNKKICDLLSYNFKTINETIREMTIDFLAENKK from the coding sequence ATGATTTTTGTAACAGGTGGAACTGGATTTTTAGGCGCACATTTGCTTGCTAAACTAGCTGGTGAAGGGGTGCCAATACGTGCACTTAAACGCAGAAATAGTTCTACCGTTTATTTAAAAAAGATTTTAGCAAAAAAAGGCTATCCTGATTTTTATGATAAAATTGAATGGATTGAAGGAGATATGCTTGATTATGAATTACTGTTAGAAAATTTAAAAGATGTCTCGCATGTAATCCATGCTGCTGCTATTGTTTCATTTAATAAAAAGGATTTTAAACTTGTTACTAATGGTAACATTAACGGAACATCTAATTTGGTTGATGCGGCTCTCTCAAATAATGTGAAGCGTTTTTGTCATATTTCTTCAATAGCGGCACTTGGTGGAAACGAAAACGGAAATTTAATTGATGAAAATACAGAATGGCGTAACGACAAAGAAAATTCTGCATACTCTATTGCAAAGTATTATTCGGAATTACAGGCATGGCGCGGACATTCAGAAGGGATGGAATTGGTAGTGGTAAATCCATCAGTAATTATTGGAAGTGGAAACTGGAAAACAGATATCTCTGCGCTCTTTACAAAAGTAAATAACGGGTTAAAATATTATACATCCGGAAGTACAGGCTTTGTTGATGTTAATGATGTTGCAGATATTGTTATTAAACTTGCATTGCATTCTAATATTAATGGTGAGCGTTTTGTTATAAATGCAGAGAATCTTTCTTATAGGGAAATACTTAACTTGATAGCAAAATCACTTAACAAAGAATTACCCAGAAAAGAAGTTGGAGAAAAAACTCTAAATCTTGTTTATAAATTATCAACTATTGCATCGTTTTTTAATAATAAAAAGTCATTAATTTCTCGCGATATGGCGAGAATAGCATCATCAAAACTTTCTTATTCAAACAAGAAAATCTGCGATTTGTTATCTTATAATTTTAAGACAATTAATGAAACTATTCGCGAAATGACAATTGATTTCTTAGCTGAGAATAAAAAATAG
- a CDS encoding leucine--tRNA ligase translates to MDYNFREIEKKWQDSWKKNKTFKVENISDKPKFYVLDMFPYPSGAGLHVGHPLGYIASDIYTRYKNLTGFNVLHPMGFDAFGLPAEQYAIQTGQHPAVTTENNIVRYKEQLEKIGFAYDWDREVRTSEPSYYKWTQWVFVKLFNHWYNKNSQKAEPIENLIEVFKTSGNSTVNSENNCEVIFTADDWNKKTEKEQQEILLCYRLAYLAKTMVNWCPALGTVLANDEVKEGLSVRGGHPVEQKKMMQWCLRITAYAERLLTGLDIIDWTDSLKEMQRNWIGKSVGAEINFTINNELITNNSLTVFTTRPDTIFGCTFMVLAPEHELVSQITTDEQKSAIDNYIALTKKRTERERMTEVNKVSGCFTGAYAKHPFTGLPIPIWISDYVLAGYGTGAIMAVPAHDSRDFAFARHFNLPIIQVIKKNGEEPTDISTWTESFDAKEGTCINSNFINGLDVTEGMKTVIDRIETEGIGKKMINYRLRDAIFSRQRYWGEPFPIYYKNEMPYTLPEDKLPLALPEIDSFLPTADGQPPLGRAANWKTEDGYPLELSTMPGFAGSSGYYFRYMDPKNNNEYFSKDTVNYWKDVDLYIGGTEHATGHLMYARFWCKFLFDMGISPVEEPFRKLINQGMIQGRSNFVYRINGTNKYVSKGLKDNYETREIHVDVNIVTNDILDLEAFKKWSPDNENAEFILEDGKYICGYGVEKMSKSMYNVVNPDSIVEKYGADTLRMYEMFLGPLEQAKPWDTAGIEGVHRFFRKLWKLYHDENNKFQISDEKANPQELKALHKLIKKVKEDIEAFSFNTSVSAFMICVNELTELKCNKKEILEPLNIILSPFAPHIAEELWQLMGNNQSILKATYPKFEEYYLVESNKLYPVSFNGKVRYQLELPLNMTKEEIEKAALENEQTKKWLEGKEPKKLIVVPGKIINIVY, encoded by the coding sequence ATGGATTACAATTTCAGGGAAATAGAGAAAAAATGGCAGGATAGCTGGAAAAAGAATAAAACATTTAAGGTTGAAAACATTTCTGACAAACCTAAATTTTATGTGCTCGACATGTTCCCATATCCTTCGGGTGCAGGATTGCATGTTGGTCACCCTCTTGGTTACATAGCAAGCGACATTTATACCCGTTATAAAAACCTTACAGGATTCAACGTTCTACATCCAATGGGTTTTGATGCTTTCGGATTACCAGCAGAACAATATGCAATACAAACCGGTCAACACCCCGCAGTAACTACCGAAAATAATATTGTAAGATATAAAGAACAATTAGAGAAAATCGGTTTTGCATACGATTGGGATCGCGAAGTACGTACAAGTGAGCCATCATATTATAAATGGACTCAATGGGTTTTTGTAAAATTATTTAACCACTGGTATAACAAAAATTCACAAAAAGCTGAGCCAATTGAAAATCTAATTGAAGTATTTAAAACTTCAGGAAATTCAACTGTAAACTCAGAAAATAATTGCGAAGTAATTTTTACTGCTGACGACTGGAATAAAAAAACTGAAAAAGAGCAACAGGAAATTTTACTTTGTTACAGACTTGCTTACCTTGCAAAAACCATGGTAAACTGGTGTCCTGCATTAGGAACTGTTTTAGCAAATGACGAAGTAAAAGAAGGACTTTCTGTTCGTGGTGGTCATCCCGTTGAACAAAAAAAGATGATGCAATGGTGTTTAAGAATTACTGCATATGCTGAAAGACTTCTGACAGGCTTAGATATTATCGACTGGACAGATTCGCTTAAAGAAATGCAGCGCAACTGGATTGGAAAAAGTGTTGGAGCAGAGATAAATTTTACAATAAACAATGAACTAATAACAAATAACAGTTTAACAGTATTCACAACACGCCCAGACACAATTTTTGGTTGTACATTTATGGTTCTTGCTCCCGAACACGAGCTTGTTTCGCAAATAACAACAGATGAACAAAAATCAGCAATTGATAATTATATTGCATTAACAAAGAAACGTACCGAGCGCGAAAGAATGACAGAGGTTAACAAAGTGTCGGGATGTTTTACCGGTGCTTATGCAAAACATCCTTTCACCGGCTTGCCAATTCCAATATGGATTAGCGATTACGTTCTTGCCGGATATGGCACAGGTGCAATAATGGCAGTGCCTGCACATGATAGCAGAGACTTTGCTTTTGCACGACACTTTAACTTACCAATTATTCAGGTAATTAAGAAAAATGGCGAAGAACCAACCGACATCTCAACCTGGACAGAATCATTTGATGCAAAAGAAGGAACGTGTATCAATTCTAACTTTATTAATGGGCTTGATGTTACAGAAGGAATGAAAACAGTAATTGACAGAATTGAAACTGAAGGAATCGGAAAAAAAATGATTAATTATCGTTTACGTGATGCTATTTTCAGTCGCCAACGATATTGGGGAGAGCCTTTTCCTATTTATTACAAAAACGAAATGCCTTATACATTACCCGAAGATAAATTACCCCTTGCACTTCCCGAAATAGACTCATTCTTACCAACAGCCGATGGTCAGCCACCTCTTGGTCGTGCCGCAAACTGGAAAACCGAAGATGGCTATCCACTTGAATTAAGTACTATGCCTGGTTTTGCAGGTTCATCGGGGTATTATTTTCGTTATATGGACCCCAAAAATAACAACGAGTACTTTTCAAAAGATACAGTAAATTATTGGAAAGACGTTGATTTATATATTGGCGGTACCGAACATGCAACAGGTCATTTAATGTATGCACGTTTTTGGTGTAAGTTTTTATTCGATATGGGTATTTCGCCTGTTGAAGAGCCATTCAGGAAATTAATTAATCAGGGAATGATACAGGGAAGGTCAAATTTTGTTTATAGAATTAATGGCACAAATAAATATGTCTCAAAAGGATTAAAAGACAATTATGAAACTCGAGAAATTCATGTTGATGTAAACATTGTTACGAATGACATATTAGATCTCGAAGCATTCAAGAAATGGAGCCCTGACAATGAAAATGCTGAATTTATTCTTGAAGACGGCAAATATATTTGTGGTTATGGTGTAGAAAAAATGTCAAAATCCATGTATAATGTTGTTAACCCTGATAGCATTGTAGAGAAATATGGAGCTGACACTTTACGCATGTACGAAATGTTCTTAGGTCCGTTAGAACAGGCAAAACCATGGGATACCGCCGGAATTGAAGGTGTTCATCGTTTCTTCAGAAAATTATGGAAGCTTTATCACGATGAAAATAACAAATTTCAGATATCAGACGAAAAAGCAAATCCACAGGAATTAAAGGCACTTCATAAACTAATTAAAAAAGTTAAAGAAGATATTGAAGCTTTTTCTTTTAATACTTCTGTTAGTGCATTTATGATTTGTGTTAATGAATTAACAGAATTAAAATGTAACAAAAAAGAAATTCTTGAGCCATTAAATATTATTTTATCACCATTTGCTCCTCATATTGCCGAAGAATTATGGCAACTTATGGGTAATAACCAAAGCATTTTAAAAGCAACATATCCAAAATTTGAAGAATATTACCTTGTTGAAAGCAATAAACTTTATCCAGTTTCTTTTAACGGCAAGGTAAGGTATCAGTTGGAGTTACCTTTAAATATGACTAAAGAAGAAATTGAAAAAGCAGCATTAGAAAACGAGCAAACAAAAAAATGGCTTGAGGGTAAAGAGCCAAAAAAATTAATTGTAGTTCCGGGAAAAATAATTAATATTGTTTATTAA
- a CDS encoding L,D-transpeptidase family protein, producing MSLNNIAQTFVSDQKKNSRVKTAYSEKEAIVKKLLADNKIDNFNIDIYIRIFKQEKIVELWAKAKTNKTYSHITDYKICSSSGELGPKRRQGDGQTPEGFYFINRFNPYSNFYLSLGLNFPNQADKIVTAGTEPGGDIFIHGSCVTIGCVPLTDEKIKELYIFAIEAKSHGQNKVPVHIFPCKMTTENIEELRNFNKSHIIFWESLKPAYDNFEKNKIVPAFSVDKKGNYTIN from the coding sequence ATGTCATTAAATAACATAGCTCAAACATTTGTTTCCGATCAAAAAAAGAATTCAAGAGTAAAAACTGCATATTCAGAAAAAGAAGCAATAGTTAAGAAATTACTTGCAGATAACAAAATAGACAATTTTAACATCGACATATATATAAGAATTTTTAAGCAGGAAAAAATTGTTGAACTATGGGCAAAAGCTAAAACAAATAAGACTTATTCTCATATAACAGATTACAAAATTTGTTCTAGTTCCGGTGAGTTAGGACCCAAACGCAGGCAGGGCGATGGACAAACACCCGAGGGTTTTTATTTTATAAATAGATTTAACCCGTACAGTAATTTCTATCTTTCATTAGGACTTAATTTCCCGAATCAGGCTGATAAAATTGTAACTGCAGGAACTGAACCCGGAGGTGATATTTTTATTCATGGAAGTTGCGTAACAATTGGTTGTGTTCCTCTTACAGATGAAAAAATTAAAGAACTTTATATTTTTGCAATAGAAGCCAAATCACATGGGCAGAACAAAGTGCCTGTTCATATTTTTCCTTGTAAAATGACAACTGAAAATATTGAAGAACTAAGGAACTTTAACAAATCGCATATAATTTTTTGGGAAAGCTTAAAACCAGCATACGACAATTTCGAAAAAAATAAAATTGTTCCTGCTTTTTCAGTTGATAAAAAGGGAAATTACACTATTAATTAA
- a CDS encoding universal stress protein, whose product MENSENKILVPFDFGEQSLIALEQSYSLAKMVNAEINILHVITENNALWGLFSKNEQDDLEEKLKVKLTDFAGHIEQKSGVKITPLVEKGKLVDTILNTADRLNVKLLIIGSASSYDLKQKVVGSNSLKIIRECKCPVITIKGKFHREGCKNIVLPLDLTKETREKVSNAIYLARYFGSVVHAVTMNTTSDSYVMNRLKLQLTQVSEFIKSQGVECTQNFLNTQSGNTNMCNALLEFSHKVEADVIIIMTQQETEVIKYFVGSLAKEIIHGSDFPVMSIVPKGNKK is encoded by the coding sequence ATGGAAAATAGTGAAAATAAAATTTTAGTCCCTTTTGATTTTGGCGAACAATCATTAATTGCCCTTGAACAATCATACAGCCTTGCTAAAATGGTTAATGCAGAAATCAACATTTTACATGTAATTACTGAAAACAATGCTCTTTGGGGACTTTTCTCTAAAAATGAACAAGACGACTTAGAAGAAAAATTAAAGGTTAAATTAACCGATTTTGCCGGTCATATTGAACAAAAATCGGGCGTAAAAATTACTCCTTTAGTAGAAAAAGGAAAATTAGTTGATACAATATTAAACACTGCTGACAGATTAAATGTTAAACTTCTAATAATCGGATCAGCAAGCTCCTACGACCTCAAACAAAAAGTGGTTGGGAGTAATTCATTAAAAATTATTCGTGAATGTAAATGTCCTGTTATTACAATAAAAGGTAAATTTCACAGAGAAGGTTGTAAAAATATTGTGTTACCACTTGATTTAACTAAAGAAACCAGAGAAAAAGTATCAAATGCAATTTATCTTGCCAGATACTTTGGTAGTGTGGTACATGCCGTTACAATGAACACAACTTCAGATTCATATGTAATGAACAGATTAAAACTTCAGCTTACCCAAGTAAGTGAATTCATTAAATCACAAGGCGTAGAATGCACACAAAACTTCTTAAATACTCAATCCGGAAATACTAATATGTGTAACGCATTATTAGAATTTTCTCATAAAGTTGAAGCAGATGTAATTATAATAATGACCCAACAAGAAACCGAAGTAATTAAATATTTTGTAGGTTCATTAGCTAAAGAAATTATTCATGGTTCTGATTTTCCAGTTATGAGTATAGTTCCAAAAGGCAATAAAAAATAA
- a CDS encoding PAS domain S-box protein: MPHKQQKSGISEELENLSLKLIESENKFKAYCAEVAAQNEEYKAINEKYSIANEALIEKNATIIKILNELRWNEVKFRQMFSSSPAGIFYYDNNLVISELNAAFSETLSAPYHALKGLDMNTINDKRVLPCIRAALKGEIGNYTGFYKSTLSGKEVYIKLTTHPLYSREDSNEIIGGAGLSQDLTDWKMAQEKLEENKENLRLTLQSIGECVVVTDLESNIVNLNRVAEQMLECKAKDVIGKPLHEVLSIVNNKTKKAIPAIIEKALAGKTISIQEHAELHTKKNKTFQISLNVSPIGKADGKNFGAIMIFQDITERTKFLQKHFESENKFKSLFENSPTGIALIDIEGNIKEVNNVILTLLGSPSAEATKGINVLSFEPLVSVGFSEEFKKCIATKKNVSKLAYYVTKWKKGIYVQYTLSPIPENDGIISGVILNIINVTAQKEAEEKEKKYIRDLELITKSSMEMLDLPLSTDPLKFIGERLKSIIGDNTVIINKYSLKTKTSATEYVFCKEERKENFKALLNKEVEKLKFDKTPPKVHNYNFIKKLVEIDPIEFFVNACYFPEKESSKIVEIQKVSKVYFMGICPDNKLLANLIIITYNNEIIENKEVIETFINQTSLVLQRRIALKNLSDAEQLYNNTLNSISEFIHVTDNNLNIIFANAALKNIYINLGLNSNIEGLGIKEASPFLTDVALEKYNKVINDKMPVISEETTLINGRMFHTETIITPVIENNEITRIITSVRDVTEGKKAELELIKTKEKIEESENRLQLISGLTSDYIFQLDVNEKGEVRISYLSENFYTVTGRSFEEANPENWINYFHPDDVDKALKLLKLVVSTGNTQEAECRTFLKDGHLRWVSILAKAKLNEENSKVIAIVGSVKDITQRKNAEDALIKSENLLRNILELSNISMAIINFNGIIEFINKQAVKTFGYLHEDIPNMECWWNLAYPEENYRKQTIEQFMGLVNKAVTEKCEIERREYYPTCKDGTVKTMIIFGVVVEDKIFVMFEDITERKFAEEQIKEALKKAEESDKLKSAFLANMSHELRTPINGIIGFSNLLLKPDNTEEKKEKYVSQINASTAMLLRLIEDIIDIAKIESGSITIEKLPCKLSDILNELYLHYKQELKARSKENIKLVYNQYSDTNLTIVTDPFRLRQVLLNLLSNAVKFTNRGEIEYGFTLENEEILFYVRDTGIGIKPEHLTLIFERFAQLELSLSRKFGGTGLGLTISKNIIEFLGGKIWVESEWEKGSTFYFNIPADIIQVSNEIVENLIFNPNQFNWKQFTILVAEDDDLNFMFIEEMLLDTEVKLIRAKNGLEAIDLVKTNHEISLVLMDIQMPFMDGSQSTKLILSIRPDLPIIAQTAFALASEKELSFKAGCIDYISKPLDVEELHIKIKKYLPFN, encoded by the coding sequence ATGCCACACAAACAACAAAAATCAGGCATTAGCGAAGAACTTGAAAATTTGAGTTTGAAATTAATTGAAAGCGAAAATAAATTTAAAGCTTATTGTGCAGAAGTTGCAGCTCAGAATGAAGAATACAAAGCGATAAATGAAAAATACTCAATTGCAAATGAAGCCTTAATTGAAAAAAATGCTACAATTATTAAAATACTTAATGAATTACGTTGGAATGAGGTTAAATTTCGCCAAATGTTTTCATCATCTCCTGCGGGGATTTTTTATTATGATAATAATCTTGTAATTAGTGAGCTAAATGCTGCTTTTTCTGAAACACTTTCTGCGCCATATCATGCCCTAAAGGGGCTTGATATGAATACTATAAATGATAAAAGAGTATTACCCTGTATTAGAGCTGCATTAAAAGGAGAAATTGGCAATTATACAGGTTTTTATAAATCAACTTTAAGCGGAAAAGAAGTTTATATTAAATTAACAACTCATCCACTATACAGCAGAGAGGATTCTAATGAAATTATTGGTGGAGCTGGACTTTCACAGGATCTTACTGATTGGAAAATGGCTCAGGAGAAATTAGAAGAGAATAAGGAAAATTTGAGGCTCACCTTACAGAGTATAGGTGAATGTGTTGTTGTTACTGATTTAGAATCAAATATAGTAAATCTTAATCGGGTAGCTGAACAAATGTTAGAGTGTAAGGCAAAAGATGTAATAGGCAAACCATTACATGAAGTTTTATCTATTGTTAATAACAAAACGAAAAAGGCAATTCCTGCTATAATTGAAAAAGCACTAGCTGGGAAAACAATTTCAATACAAGAGCATGCAGAACTTCATACAAAGAAAAATAAAACTTTTCAGATTTCATTAAATGTTTCGCCAATAGGGAAAGCTGATGGTAAGAACTTTGGTGCTATTATGATTTTTCAAGATATTACCGAACGAACTAAATTTTTGCAAAAACATTTTGAAAGTGAAAATAAGTTTAAATCACTCTTTGAAAATTCTCCTACAGGTATTGCTTTAATTGATATTGAGGGAAATATTAAAGAAGTCAATAATGTTATTCTTACTTTGCTTGGCTCTCCTTCTGCAGAAGCTACAAAAGGAATTAATGTGCTTAGTTTTGAGCCCCTTGTTAGTGTTGGCTTTTCTGAAGAGTTTAAAAAATGTATTGCAACAAAGAAAAATGTAAGCAAATTAGCGTATTATGTTACAAAGTGGAAAAAGGGAATTTATGTTCAATATACATTATCTCCCATTCCAGAAAATGATGGAATTATATCGGGAGTAATATTGAATATAATTAATGTTACTGCTCAAAAAGAAGCCGAAGAAAAGGAGAAAAAATATATCAGAGATCTTGAACTAATTACAAAGTCTTCAATGGAAATGCTTGACCTTCCATTAAGTACTGACCCCCTTAAGTTTATAGGAGAAAGATTAAAATCAATTATAGGTGATAATACTGTAATAATAAATAAATATTCCTTAAAAACTAAAACCTCTGCTACAGAATATGTTTTTTGTAAAGAGGAAAGAAAAGAAAATTTTAAAGCTTTATTAAATAAGGAAGTAGAAAAATTAAAGTTTGATAAAACACCACCAAAAGTTCATAATTACAATTTTATTAAAAAATTAGTCGAAATTGACCCTATAGAATTTTTTGTGAATGCCTGTTATTTTCCAGAAAAAGAATCTAGTAAAATAGTAGAAATACAAAAGGTTAGCAAGGTTTATTTTATGGGAATTTGTCCTGATAACAAATTGCTAGCTAATTTAATAATAATAACATATAACAACGAGATTATAGAAAATAAAGAAGTAATTGAAACTTTTATTAATCAAACATCTCTTGTTTTGCAACGACGAATAGCACTTAAAAACCTTAGTGATGCTGAACAGTTATATAATAACACCTTAAATTCAATAAGTGAATTTATTCATGTAACAGATAACAATTTAAATATAATATTTGCAAATGCAGCACTTAAGAATATATATATTAATCTGGGACTCAATTCAAATATTGAAGGATTGGGTATTAAAGAGGCGTCTCCTTTTTTAACAGATGTTGCATTAGAAAAGTATAATAAGGTTATTAATGATAAAATGCCTGTTATTTCAGAGGAAACAACTTTAATTAATGGCAGAATGTTTCATACAGAAACAATCATAACGCCTGTTATTGAGAACAATGAAATAACAAGAATTATAACTTCTGTGAGAGATGTTACAGAGGGAAAGAAAGCAGAATTGGAGTTAATAAAAACAAAAGAAAAAATTGAAGAAAGTGAAAACAGGTTACAGCTTATTTCTGGACTAACCTCAGATTATATATTTCAACTGGATGTGAATGAAAAAGGTGAGGTGAGAATAAGTTATTTATCTGAAAATTTTTATACAGTTACCGGACGTTCATTTGAAGAAGCAAATCCCGAAAACTGGATAAATTATTTTCATCCTGATGATGTTGATAAGGCTTTAAAACTTCTTAAATTAGTAGTTTCAACCGGTAATACTCAAGAAGCAGAGTGTCGTACTTTTCTTAAAGATGGGCACTTACGATGGGTAAGTATTCTTGCTAAAGCTAAACTTAACGAAGAAAATTCTAAAGTAATTGCCATTGTTGGATCTGTTAAAGACATTACACAAAGGAAAAATGCTGAAGATGCGCTTATTAAAAGTGAGAATTTGTTGCGTAATATTTTAGAACTTTCAAATATCTCGATGGCAATTATTAATTTTAATGGAATCATAGAATTCATAAATAAACAAGCTGTTAAGACATTTGGATATTTACATGAGGATATTCCAAACATGGAATGTTGGTGGAATTTGGCATATCCTGAAGAGAATTACCGTAAGCAAACGATTGAACAATTTATGGGTTTGGTGAACAAGGCTGTAACTGAAAAATGCGAAATTGAACGCCGAGAGTATTATCCCACCTGCAAAGACGGTACGGTAAAAACAATGATCATTTTTGGAGTTGTAGTTGAAGATAAAATCTTTGTGATGTTTGAAGACATAACAGAGCGCAAATTTGCTGAAGAACAAATTAAAGAAGCTCTTAAAAAAGCAGAAGAATCGGATAAATTAAAATCTGCATTTTTAGCAAATATGAGTCACGAATTAAGAACTCCAATTAATGGAATAATTGGCTTTTCTAATCTGCTTTTAAAACCTGATAACACTGAAGAAAAGAAAGAAAAATATGTATCACAGATTAATGCAAGTACTGCAATGCTACTACGATTAATTGAAGATATTATTGATATTGCTAAAATTGAATCGGGAAGTATTACAATTGAGAAATTACCTTGCAAGCTTTCAGATATATTAAATGAATTATATTTACACTATAAGCAGGAATTAAAAGCAAGAAGTAAAGAGAATATAAAACTTGTTTATAACCAGTATAGCGATACTAATTTAACAATAGTTACAGATCCTTTCAGATTAAGACAGGTGTTACTTAATTTACTTTCTAATGCTGTTAAGTTTACAAATCGTGGCGAAATTGAATATGGGTTTACACTAGAGAATGAAGAAATTCTGTTTTATGTTAGGGATACCGGTATTGGTATTAAACCAGAACATTTAACCCTAATATTTGAACGTTTTGCACAGTTGGAATTATCATTATCAAGAAAATTTGGTGGTACAGGTTTGGGTTTAACAATATCCAAAAATATTATAGAATTTTTAGGAGGTAAGATATGGGTTGAATCTGAATGGGAAAAAGGTAGTACGTTTTATTTTAATATTCCTGCAGATATAATTCAAGTATCAAACGAGATAGTTGAAAACCTTATTTTTAACCCGAACCAATTTAATTGGAAACAATTTACCATTTTGGTTGCCGAAGATGATGATCTTAATTTTATGTTTATTGAAGAAATGCTATTGGATACAGAAGTTAAATTAATTAGGGCAAAAAATGGTCTTGAGGCTATTGATTTGGTAAAAACTAATCACGAGATATCTTTAGTTCTGATGGATATTCAGATGCCATTTATGGATGGTTCTCAAAGCACTAAATTAATATTATCAATCAGACCCGACCTGCCAATTATAGCACAAACTGCATTTGCTCTTGCCAGTGAAAAGGAACTTAGTTTTAAAGCAGGATGTATAGATTATATTTCAAAACCCTTAGATGTAGAAGAACTACATATTAAAATTAAAAAATATTTACCTTTTAATTAA